In Finegoldia magna ATCC 53516, a genomic segment contains:
- a CDS encoding acyl-CoA dehydratase activase-related protein, whose amino-acid sequence MKIHMGLDVGSTTVKLVIINENYEILFQEYTRHRSDIEETTKNVLKQAYDSHPEFKNSDCTIMVTGSGGMYVEDNLNIEFIQEVVAGTTAIKKYIPNADVCIELGGEDSKITYLKGNVEQRMNSICAGGTGAFIDQMAALLKTDASGLNELAKNYKKIFSIASRCGVYAKTDIQALINQGATKEDMAVSVFQSVVNQTISNLACGRPIEGNIVFLGGPLYFLSELRNRFITTLDDGVNTFYSPENAQVFVALGAAIASMDEEVVKYEDLLNRSYDKKQEIDDELILEPLFKNENEKEKFYENHKKSNVKFKNLDEVEGNLYLGIDAGSTTSKIVVIDEDCNIVYDFYANNQGNPLDLVKEQLSVIYSKLNDNQKIASSGITGYGEDFIKQALSVDFGEVETIAHLTAARYFDPDVDFVLDIGGQDMKAMHVNDGIIDSIQLNEACSSGCGSFIETFAHSLNLSVQEFQQKALESENPVDLGSRCTVFMNSKVKQAQKEGASVSDIAAGLCYSVIKNAIQKVIKLRDPSKLGEHIVVQGGTFYGDAILRAFEKITGKVPTRPNISGLMGAMGMALIAKEKSTGYSTILSEDELEKFEYTQEQAECKYCSNHCKLTINKFANGKKFVTGNRCERGAGISLDKKDKLPNMYDYKNKRLFGYKSIPEDKARATVGIPRVLNMYENYPFWHTFFTNLGYRVVLSSKSSREIYEKGISSITSETCCYPAKLVHGHIEDLLEKNVDMIFYPSVFFEKQEYDKANNHINCPVVTGYPEVIKNNVDGLKNTKYFNPFISFQDKNKLKTRLIDELKELGLSDKDISNSVDRAWDELEKYRKDVKVEGKKALSKIREMGKKAIVLAGRPYHVDSEINHGIPELITSLGLGVLSEDSIIDYDDDVDSDLRVLDQWVYHSRLYRAAEIVGNSEDLEMVQLNSFGCGIDAVTTDQVNEILSAKGKIYTVLKIDEISNLGAVKIRIRSLIQALEKKNFVPNVKKSYHVEKVEFTKKMKEEYTILAPQMAPDHFEIMESLFKDNGYKVEFLKDVNSKVIDEGLKYVNNDACYPSITVVGQMMEAINSGRYDTDKLALLMSQTGGACRASNYVGFIRKALKEAGYENIPVIAISWQNIETNEGFNLSPLVLQKMIVAVLYGDLIMRLSNFTRAYEKEKQTDLLKQKWIEECQKRVLKSSSKLFRQTVDEIIEDFSKIELLDIQKPKVGIVGEILVKYLPQANNNLQDLLEKEGCEVVMPDLTDFVLYCLRNEYHKGNFLSKSKFTGFMCNMGVNLIEHYRKYIRNQLIKSKFTHPLKIQELEDYAQEVVSLGNQYGEGWLLTAEMIELIHINANNIVCIQPFGCLPNHITGKGVIKRIRQLYPQANIIPIDYDPGASEVNQINRIKLMLSQAKEKINN is encoded by the coding sequence ATGAAAATCCACATGGGTTTAGATGTAGGTTCAACAACTGTCAAACTTGTCATTATAAATGAAAACTACGAAATTTTATTTCAAGAATACACTAGACATCGTTCTGACATAGAAGAAACTACCAAAAATGTTCTTAAACAAGCATACGATTCACATCCAGAGTTCAAAAACAGCGATTGTACAATCATGGTCACTGGAAGTGGCGGAATGTATGTTGAAGATAATTTGAATATCGAATTTATACAAGAAGTTGTAGCTGGAACTACAGCTATAAAAAAATATATCCCTAATGCCGATGTATGCATTGAGCTTGGGGGAGAAGACAGTAAGATAACTTATTTAAAAGGAAACGTAGAACAAAGAATGAACTCCATCTGCGCAGGTGGAACTGGAGCATTTATAGACCAAATGGCAGCTTTGTTAAAGACAGATGCTTCTGGTCTTAACGAATTAGCCAAAAATTACAAGAAAATATTTTCGATTGCAAGTAGATGCGGTGTATATGCAAAAACTGACATTCAAGCTTTGATTAACCAAGGCGCAACAAAAGAAGATATGGCAGTGAGTGTATTCCAATCTGTTGTCAATCAAACAATATCAAATCTTGCTTGTGGAAGACCTATTGAAGGGAACATCGTATTTTTGGGTGGACCACTTTATTTCTTATCAGAATTAAGAAATAGATTCATCACGACATTAGATGACGGTGTGAATACATTCTACAGCCCTGAAAATGCGCAAGTATTTGTAGCATTGGGAGCGGCTATTGCATCAATGGATGAAGAAGTTGTGAAGTATGAAGATTTGTTAAACAGATCTTATGACAAAAAGCAAGAAATTGATGATGAATTAATACTTGAGCCACTATTTAAAAATGAGAATGAAAAAGAAAAATTTTACGAAAACCACAAAAAATCTAACGTAAAATTCAAAAATCTTGACGAAGTAGAAGGAAACTTGTATTTGGGAATTGATGCGGGTTCAACTACTAGTAAAATTGTAGTAATTGATGAAGATTGCAACATTGTTTACGATTTTTATGCAAATAACCAAGGCAATCCACTTGATTTAGTTAAGGAACAATTATCTGTAATTTATTCTAAACTAAATGATAATCAAAAAATTGCAAGTAGTGGTATAACAGGTTATGGTGAAGATTTTATAAAACAGGCTTTATCGGTAGATTTTGGCGAAGTAGAGACAATAGCACATTTGACTGCTGCTAGATACTTTGATCCAGATGTTGATTTTGTTTTGGATATTGGCGGTCAAGACATGAAAGCTATGCATGTAAATGATGGAATAATTGATTCTATTCAATTAAACGAAGCATGTTCGTCTGGTTGTGGGTCATTTATTGAAACATTTGCTCACAGTTTGAATTTATCTGTACAAGAATTTCAACAAAAAGCACTTGAATCAGAAAATCCTGTAGATTTAGGTTCAAGATGTACAGTTTTTATGAATTCAAAAGTAAAACAAGCACAAAAAGAAGGCGCTAGTGTAAGCGATATTGCAGCAGGTTTGTGTTATTCAGTTATCAAAAACGCAATCCAAAAAGTTATTAAACTTAGAGATCCATCAAAATTAGGAGAACACATTGTAGTTCAAGGTGGTACATTCTACGGTGATGCTATTTTAAGAGCTTTCGAAAAAATCACAGGTAAGGTTCCTACAAGACCAAATATTTCAGGTCTTATGGGAGCTATGGGAATGGCGTTGATTGCAAAAGAAAAATCAACAGGATATTCTACGATTTTATCTGAAGACGAACTTGAAAAATTTGAATACACTCAAGAACAAGCAGAATGTAAATACTGTTCTAACCATTGCAAATTGACTATCAACAAATTTGCAAATGGCAAAAAGTTTGTAACTGGAAATAGATGTGAAAGAGGAGCTGGAATTAGTCTGGATAAAAAGGACAAGCTTCCAAATATGTACGATTATAAAAACAAAAGATTATTTGGATATAAGAGCATTCCAGAAGATAAAGCAAGAGCGACTGTAGGAATTCCTAGAGTGTTGAATATGTACGAAAATTATCCTTTCTGGCATACATTCTTCACGAATTTAGGATACAGAGTTGTATTGTCCTCAAAATCATCAAGAGAAATTTATGAAAAAGGAATTTCTTCGATTACAAGTGAAACATGTTGTTATCCTGCAAAATTAGTTCACGGTCACATTGAAGATTTATTAGAAAAAAATGTCGATATGATATTCTATCCTTCGGTATTTTTTGAAAAACAAGAATATGATAAGGCGAATAATCACATTAACTGTCCGGTAGTTACTGGATATCCGGAAGTTATAAAAAATAATGTAGATGGATTGAAAAATACGAAGTATTTCAACCCATTCATATCATTCCAAGATAAAAATAAATTAAAGACAAGACTTATCGACGAATTAAAAGAGCTAGGACTTTCTGATAAGGATATTTCTAACAGCGTTGATAGAGCATGGGATGAACTTGAAAAATACAGAAAAGATGTAAAGGTTGAAGGAAAGAAAGCTTTGTCCAAAATTCGTGAAATGGGCAAAAAAGCAATTGTGTTAGCTGGTAGGCCGTATCATGTCGATTCGGAAATCAACCACGGAATCCCTGAGCTTATTACTTCATTAGGTCTTGGAGTTTTGTCAGAAGATTCTATAATTGATTACGATGACGATGTAGATAGCGATTTGAGAGTATTGGATCAATGGGTATATCACTCAAGACTTTACAGAGCAGCTGAAATTGTTGGAAACAGTGAAGATTTGGAAATGGTTCAACTAAATTCATTTGGTTGCGGAATTGATGCTGTAACTACAGACCAAGTTAATGAAATTTTGTCTGCGAAAGGAAAAATATATACTGTTTTAAAAATCGATGAAATTAGTAACTTAGGCGCTGTTAAAATCAGAATAAGATCATTGATACAAGCGCTTGAAAAGAAAAACTTCGTTCCAAATGTGAAAAAATCATATCACGTCGAAAAAGTTGAATTCACTAAGAAAATGAAAGAAGAATACACGATTCTAGCACCACAAATGGCGCCAGATCACTTTGAAATAATGGAATCATTATTCAAAGATAATGGCTACAAGGTAGAATTTTTGAAAGATGTTAATTCAAAAGTAATCGACGAAGGATTAAAATATGTAAATAACGACGCTTGTTATCCATCTATAACTGTTGTTGGACAAATGATGGAAGCTATAAATTCTGGTAGATATGACACTGACAAACTAGCTTTATTAATGAGTCAAACTGGTGGAGCGTGCAGAGCAAGTAACTATGTTGGATTTATAAGAAAAGCGTTAAAAGAAGCGGGATATGAAAATATTCCTGTAATTGCTATTTCTTGGCAAAATATCGAAACAAACGAAGGCTTTAACCTTTCTCCATTAGTATTACAAAAAATGATAGTTGCTGTTTTGTACGGCGATTTGATAATGAGATTATCAAATTTCACTAGAGCTTACGAAAAAGAAAAACAAACTGATTTGCTAAAGCAAAAATGGATTGAAGAATGTCAAAAGAGAGTTTTGAAATCAAGTTCAAAACTATTTAGACAAACTGTAGATGAAATTATTGAAGATTTCTCAAAAATAGAATTATTGGATATACAAAAACCAAAAGTTGGTATTGTCGGAGAAATTCTAGTAAAATATCTTCCTCAAGCTAATAATAATTTGCAAGATTTATTAGAAAAAGAAGGCTGCGAAGTGGTTATGCCTGATTTGACTGATTTTGTGCTTTATTGCTTGAGAAATGAATACCACAAGGGAAACTTCTTATCCAAATCCAAATTCACAGGATTTATGTGTAACATGGGAGTAAATTTGATTGAACATTATAGAAAATACATCAGAAACCAATTAATCAAATCGAAGTTTACTCATCCACTTAAGATACAAGAATTAGAAGATTATGCACAAGAAGTTGTATCGCTTGGAAATCAATACGGTGAAGGTTGGTTGTTGACTGCGGAAATGATAGAATTAATTCATATCAACGCTAACAATATTGTATGTATTCAACCATTCGGTTGTCTTCCTAACCATATCACAGGAAAAGGCGTTATCAAGAGAATTAGGCAATTGTATCCGCAAGCAAACATAATTCCAATTGACTACGATCCTGGTGCAAGTGAAGTAAATCAAATTAACAGAATCAAGCTTATGCTTTCACAAGCAAAAGAGAAAATTAATAATTAA
- a CDS encoding TIGR01212 family radical SAM protein (This family includes YhcC from E. coli K-12, an uncharacterized radical SAM protein.), whose protein sequence is MKKIEINRLSDYLKKTYGTKVYKLPLDGGFSCPNRKNSNGCIFCSESGSGEFTFNEYSIKDQVELQIKRLSEKKKADKFIAYFQSFTNTYKPVNELRKIYSDAIENKNVLVLDIATRGDCLDDEKIKLLSEINKKVDVWVEMGLQSTKNSTIDLINRAYSNEVYFDMAKKLMDNGIKVISHVIAGLPYESEDDFLESVYQTQKHDIWGIKIHSLYIQTDSRLYDYYQQNKFKILTMDEYTDWVVDSFKILNEDTVVHRMTGDAYKPKLYLPKWSCDKLKVISEINSKIKTYNT, encoded by the coding sequence GTGAAAAAAATAGAAATAAATAGATTAAGTGATTATTTGAAAAAAACATACGGCACGAAAGTTTATAAACTACCGTTAGATGGTGGATTCAGTTGTCCTAATAGAAAAAATTCTAACGGTTGTATTTTTTGTTCTGAAAGTGGTTCTGGTGAATTTACTTTTAATGAGTATTCAATCAAAGATCAAGTTGAATTGCAAATTAAAAGATTATCCGAAAAGAAAAAAGCTGACAAATTTATTGCGTATTTTCAATCGTTCACCAATACTTATAAGCCTGTAAATGAACTTAGGAAAATTTACTCAGATGCTATAGAAAACAAAAATGTGCTGGTACTTGATATCGCAACAAGAGGAGACTGCTTGGATGATGAGAAGATAAAATTATTGAGCGAAATCAACAAAAAGGTTGATGTTTGGGTTGAAATGGGGCTTCAATCTACAAAAAATTCAACAATAGATTTAATCAATCGTGCTTATAGCAATGAAGTTTATTTTGATATGGCAAAAAAATTAATGGATAATGGAATAAAAGTAATATCACATGTAATTGCTGGACTTCCTTATGAAAGTGAAGATGATTTCTTGGAAAGTGTGTACCAAACACAAAAACACGATATTTGGGGAATCAAAATTCATTCATTATATATACAAACAGATTCAAGATTGTACGATTATTATCAACAAAACAAATTCAAAATTTTGACGATGGATGAATACACTGATTGGGTGGTAGATAGTTTCAAAATTCTAAATGAGGATACTGTTGTGCATAGAATGACTGGAGATGCATACAAGCCAAAACTTTATCTGCCTAAATGGTCTTGTGATAAATTAAAGGTAATTTCTGAGATAAATAGTAAAATTAAAACATACAATACATAA
- the tadA gene encoding tRNA adenosine(34) deaminase TadA codes for MENNDEKFMMKAIEQAKIAYDMDEVPVGCVIVKDGEIIAQAYNSVEKDKNATMHAELKAINQATEFIGNFRLDDCIMYVTLEPCVMCTGALVYSRIPKVVFGAFDKKRGACGSLISLNDYEGLNHKIEVKSIMEKECVELMQSFFRRIREKNRNK; via the coding sequence ATGGAAAATAATGATGAAAAATTCATGATGAAAGCTATAGAACAAGCTAAAATTGCTTATGATATGGATGAAGTTCCTGTAGGTTGTGTCATTGTTAAAGATGGAGAAATAATTGCTCAGGCTTATAACAGTGTGGAAAAAGACAAAAATGCGACAATGCATGCAGAACTAAAAGCTATCAATCAAGCGACAGAATTTATCGGAAATTTTAGGCTTGACGATTGTATAATGTATGTGACACTGGAGCCTTGTGTGATGTGCACGGGAGCTTTGGTGTATTCAAGAATACCAAAAGTTGTGTTCGGAGCTTTTGATAAAAAAAGAGGAGCTTGTGGGTCTTTGATTTCATTAAATGATTACGAAGGACTCAATCATAAAATAGAAGTAAAAAGTATTATGGAAAAAGAGTGTGTTGAATTGATGCAGAGTTTTTTCAGGAGGATTCGTGAAAAAAATAGAAATAAATAG
- a CDS encoding IS110 family transposase yields the protein MFYIGVDIAKNNHEASIIDSNGKLVSESFSFSNSIRGLEKFQKFISSFSIDFNNCIIGMEATGHYWLSLYSFLIDLGFSCIVINPIQSDAFRKMYIRQTKNDSVDSFVIAQILRFGEFSVSHFSDEDTFALRNLSRFRFALVDEASDWKRKLVCILDQVFPEYSSLFSNIYGVASKELLSKYPLPEDMISIPADELAKMLSKCSKGRFGIDKAKEIQEKASNSFGVKFALKSFSFQIKQIIAQISFLEDQIFEIEDEISSMINSLCPVITSITGIGDVLGAAIFSEIGDISRFERANQLVAYAGLDVAVKQSGNFNATDTKISKRGSPYLRRAIWLAACVAAFKDPALSVYYQKLRQRGKAHGTAIGAVARKLTNIIFAVLRDNKAYIPNI from the coding sequence ATGTTTTACATTGGTGTTGATATTGCAAAGAATAACCACGAAGCCTCAATAATTGATTCTAATGGTAAACTTGTTTCTGAGTCTTTTTCTTTTTCTAATTCTATTAGAGGATTAGAGAAGTTTCAGAAATTTATTTCCTCTTTTTCGATTGATTTTAACAATTGTATTATTGGTATGGAAGCTACAGGTCATTATTGGCTGTCTCTTTATTCTTTCTTGATTGATTTAGGATTTTCTTGTATTGTTATTAATCCTATTCAGTCTGATGCTTTTAGAAAGATGTATATTAGACAGACTAAAAATGATTCTGTGGATTCTTTTGTTATCGCTCAAATTCTTAGGTTTGGCGAGTTTTCTGTTTCTCATTTTTCTGATGAGGATACTTTTGCTTTAAGAAATCTTTCTAGGTTCAGGTTTGCTCTTGTTGATGAAGCTTCTGATTGGAAGAGAAAGCTTGTTTGTATTTTAGATCAGGTTTTCCCTGAGTATTCTTCGCTTTTTTCTAATATTTATGGTGTGGCTTCTAAGGAGCTTTTGAGTAAGTATCCTTTGCCTGAGGATATGATTTCTATTCCTGCTGATGAGCTTGCTAAGATGTTGTCTAAGTGTAGTAAGGGTCGCTTTGGTATTGATAAGGCTAAAGAAATCCAAGAGAAAGCTTCTAATTCCTTTGGTGTTAAGTTTGCTTTGAAGTCTTTTTCTTTTCAAATCAAACAAATTATTGCTCAAATTTCTTTTCTTGAAGATCAGATTTTTGAGATTGAAGATGAAATTTCTTCTATGATTAATTCTTTATGCCCTGTTATTACTTCTATTACCGGTATTGGTGATGTCTTAGGTGCTGCTATTTTCTCAGAAATCGGTGATATTTCACGATTTGAGAGAGCTAATCAGTTGGTTGCTTATGCTGGTTTAGATGTTGCTGTTAAGCAATCTGGTAATTTTAATGCTACTGATACTAAGATTTCTAAACGTGGTTCTCCTTATCTTAGACGTGCTATTTGGCTTGCTGCTTGTGTTGCTGCTTTTAAAGATCCTGCTTTGTCTGTGTATTATCAAAAACTTAGACAAAGAGGTAAAGCTCATGGTACAGCTATTGGTGCTGTTGCTAGAAAACTTACTAACATTATTTTTGCTGTTTTGAGGGATAACAAAGCTTACATACCTAATATTTAG